In the Thermoplasmata archaeon genome, TCATGATCACGACCCTCATCAGGCATGAGCTCTGTCCTGCCTTTGATTCGGATTCCTCCTTCGACCAGAACAGCTTCAGTCCGTTGATCTCTTCGACGAGGCCAGCATCAACGATTCTGTGGTAGGCATCCCAGAGTTTCTCATCCTCGTTTTCATCAGAGACAGCGAGGTTGCGGCTCCTTTCGATGTACTTCTCCTGGTTGAGATCTCTGAACTCCTGGGAGGTCAGCCATTCCTTGGCGCATTCCGGGTAATCCAGTTCCTCTTCCGCAAGGATCCTCGAGAAGATCGTCTTCGCGATCCCTTTCACAACATCCTCGGGTGCCTCCTTGAGGTAGTCTGAGACGCTGAAGTTCGCGAAGTCGCATGTGCGAATCCATTTCACTTTGAGGTCTCTGAATGGCGAGAATTCCGCTTCCACGTTCTCAAATCCGAAATCGTTTCCGACCTTCTGGAAGGTCAAGTTCAGTTCTTCCGATGTTACCATCTTCTTCAACTCCTTTTTTCTTAGGGGCCTCTTGAACCCCGGAACGGAGCTGGAGCGAGGGGATTATGCGTATGCGGTGAGTAAATAACATCGTTCAAACAGGAAAGGCGAGCCGCAATACACAATATTGCCCCTCGCGATAAGTGTAGGGGTGAAAGGGCCCGAAAAGGAGATGTCTTTAATTCTGTTCCGATAAGTATAAAGCAGCTTTGTTTCATCACGGTCTTATGGTAAAACCCCGTGTTGCAAGTCTTTTTGCCGGTATCGGTGGCATATGTCTTGGCTTCAAAGAAGCCGGTGCCGATATAATATATGCCAATGAGATAGATTCCTATGCTTGCCAGACATACCGTCATAATTTCAATGGGGCTCCTTATCTCGTTCAGGATGATGTATATAACCAGCATCTTTCAGATTTGGACAATGTTGACATTATTGCAGCCGGATTTCCATGTCAGGCGTTTTCGATAGCTGGTTACCGTAAGGGCTTTGCAGATGACCGCGGAGTATTGTACACGCAGGTTGACAGACTTATTAATGAGTGTCATCCGAAAGCTGTTTTCTTAGAGAATGTGAAGAATTTGATGTCTCATGACAACGGACGTACGTATAGTGTAATTAAAGCCGCTCTTTAGGATTCAGGATATTGCGTAACTCAGGCCGTTCTTAACACAATGGAATACGGCAATATTCCTCAGAACAGAGAGCGCATTTATGTTGTTGCTTTCAGAAAGTCTCCAGACGGCTCATGTCTTGCTAAAGACTGTTTTAGTTTTCCCGAACCTATTCGTCTGACTGTTTCCGTTCATGATATCATCGATTATCACGATAAGAAAGCCGATTCTTTCTATTATAGTAAAGATCATAAGTATTATTCTCAGCTGGATCGGGAGATGACAAATCCGGATACTATTTATCAATGGCGCCGTGTCTATGTGCGTGAGAACAAAAGTAATGTCTGTCCTACGCTGACTGCCAACATGGGCACGGGAGGTCATAATGTCCCCCTTATCAGAGATGATTATGGTATTAGGAAGCTCACTCCTGAGGAGTGCCTTAAGTTCCAAGGATTCCCTGACAGTTTCTCTTTCCCTGATATTGCCAAGTCCCATATGTACAAGCAGGCGGGTAATTCTGTTTCCGTTCCTGTCATTAAGAGGATAGCAGAGAATATGATTTTCGCTATGCGCAATTCGGGGATGATAGGTTGACCAGTGTTTTCTGTAAGGCTTCGAAGGAGGAAAGGCATTCTTACATTCAGTATCTCCGGGCGATGTCTTCTATTAGCAGTCTTTTCTCTGAAAGCAATACTCCGTATATCGATTATCGTATCGTGGAGAATCTCTTTTGCAGATGTTTTAATGCAGAGAATCTTTCCAGATCATGCATTGCGATTGATGCACGTATCGGTCCGATTGGAGTGGGCATCAAAACTTTCGTAGACACCCCTTTTCAGAAGATTGCTGAATTCGACAAGAAACGGGAATACACAGATACTGGAGATGTAATTGAGGATGCTTGCAGAGTATCCGAGCTCAGAAATGAGAGACTCGATTTCTCCAAAGATGCTTATGCGATAGATGATTTCATCTATCATTATGTCGTCCGCAGGCCCAATCGTCTTTCAATCCATGAATGTTCCATGGATTATATCGATCTTGATTCGATCAAGGTTACAAAGCAGACTGGCAAAGGATTTGACTTTACTGATGGAAAGAACAGGTTCAGATTCAGCAGATCTAAGAGTACAATTCTTGAATCTTTTAGTCTTGAGCACTCTCTTTATGATTTCGGAGTGGATTTCGTCGAGGATCCGATGAGGGCTATCGTCGAGGTTTATGAGGGGGAGTTTACTATAGGGGAGCCATCTTCACAGTCTATCGTTCAGAAACCGACTATAGTTCTCCCGCTGTTCTCTACGAGAGGAGGTGTTCACGTCCCAGAAAAGAGCGGACTCAACCAATGGAATGCAGGAGGACGCAGAAGAGATTTTGATGAGATTTACATTCCTTATCAGAAGGAGGATCGCGATCGTATACCAGGCTTCTTCCCAGCTAGGGACACTCCGTTTGATCTGGAGCTGCCCAGCGGGGAGACTATCAGTGCCAAGGTCTGTCAGGATCAGGGAAAGGCCATAATGTCAAATCCCAACAAGGAACTCGGAAGATGGCTTCTCCGGGACGTGCTTCATCTGGATGAGGGGCAGTTAGTCACGATGGATATGCTTGACAGCCTGGGCGTTAATGCAGTGATGTTCACTAAAGAAGATTCGGGTAAGTATTCGATAGATTTCACCAACATCGACTACGATTAAGAGTTTTCTCAATAGAGTCTGCACACTCTTCCGTATTTTTTATAATCTTTTTTCTCCAGAATCTCAGTACAGTATACCCCATTTGTTCTAGCTGGGCTTCGACTTTGCGGTCTCTTTCCATATTCCTTTCGATTTTCGGAATCCAGTATTCTCTCTTGGTTCCGATACGTTCTTTCTGATTTTCCCAGTCATATCCGTGCCAGAATTCTGAATCACAGAAAATTGCTACTTTCTTTCCTTTGAATGCTATATCTGGTTTTCCCGGAAGGTCTTTGCAGTTCTTTCTGTATCTAAGCCCGCGTTTCCATAATTCCTTTCTCAAAATGACCTCTATCTCTGTATCTTTCGAGTGGATGGCCTGCATGTTCTTTCTGCGCTGTTCAGGAGTGTGATTGTCCACATTCTTCAATCGAAGTTGTATTTTTACCTTTATCGATTATTTCATCGATGACACCGCCTATGAATGTTTCATCAAGGAGGACTTGGACGGCTTCTTGGAGTCCAGGTCGGACAACATGTTCCGCTATCTCAAGGATATTATCGGTATCAGCATCGAGGCTGCAGAATCGCAAACTGATGCTGATAGAGAAAAGGTGGAAGACGATTTAATATGATTATGATCCCCTCCCCGTAGGGAGGGGTTTTATTCAATATTCGTCTGGCAACAGTATTGTTGTCACCGACCTATCGTACTCGGTTATGATGTAGATCTTCCCGAAATCGGTGTCGTACGAACTGAACAGTCTGTCTGAGACGCCTTCCTATCTCTCCGCCTCCAGAGCATCGTTGTTCATCTGCTTGTCCTCGTCACAGAGATCGCCCCAATCTCCACGGCAATGGCGGTCCAGACATTTCCGGATGGTCTCGGCAGCATCGGCACTGCCCATCATCATATCCCTGATTCCGATGGTGTTGACGATGGTACCGGTCTCGAACAGGCTCACGAGCTCACCTCCTCCATCGAAACGATTGTTCTTCCGTTCTCTGGCAGGATTATCGATTCCGACCCGTCCTTCCAGGTGAACCTCGGTACGGTGATCTTCTTGCAATCCCTCTCGATGATTGCCTCCATGTACGGTTTGTCCACGATCTTGACGATGTTGAAAGGTCTGTTCCTGCAATCGGTGTAGAATTTCCCGATCTCGAAAGGTCTTGCCGCAATGCCGTTCTCCTTCCTCTTCGATATCTCGTAGTGGTAGTTCCATGAGACATCGGTGATCCTCTTCCCATGGAATTTGAGAGATTCTATCATCTCCGATCCCAGCTGCTGGGCCTCCGGCTGGCTCGCATCCAGTTCCTTTAGGAACTCCATCCTATCGTAGCAGTTCTGTTCCTGTCCCTTGAAGTACTTCCTGGCGACGACCTTCCATCCGTTCAGGATGTACATCCCGTTGTCCCAATTGTCGCAGTCCAATTCATTCAGCTTCCCGATCCCCAGGGAGTTCCCATCCGCTCCCATGAAGTTCCCGATCACCTGGCAGAGCCTGGAGTATCCGTAGTCGCTCTTGTCCGGAGCTGCGAACCCTCTCAGATCGCAGTACTCCAGGAACGCTCCTACTGAATCTGCTCCTCCGTTCCAGTGGAGGTAGATCCCGAGGCCTTCTCTGGCCATGTCCTTCTCGGTGGTGATCACCGCTCTGTTCCCCATCAGATCACCCCCGACATCTTGGCTTCTGCCATCCACACCGTGAACTCTTCGTATTCAGAAGTGCTCATCAGTATGTCCAGAACTTCTTTCCTGTCCGCGAACATCCCTCTGAAGGGCTCGTCCGGGCACATGATGACCGGTTTCCTCTTGGATTTCCTGACGGTCTCGACGATCGCAGGGATCCCCATCCTGTGCTCCCTGTCGGTCTTCCTGATGACCAGCCTGTATCCGGTGTACTGGTCCTGGTCGACCCTGATGTTCTCGCTGTTCAGGACAGCGATCTGCCAATCCTGCATTCAGGCCACCCCCTCTCCGCATGCGAGGATGTCCTTCACCGTCAGCATCCCGAGGGCGTTCAGCCTGTAGCACATCCTGTGCGCTCTCGTTCTTTTCGGACTGTCGGTCGCATGCCTCAGGAGGTGGTAGACGAATCCCTTCTCCTCCAGTCTTCTGATCTCGATGGACACCTGTCCTCTGGAGATTCCGATAGCATCCGCTATGCCGTCCTGAGTGGTCTCATAAAGCATCTCGTAGCTGTTCCCCAATCCCATCTGTCCGTACAGGTGGATCAGTATCTGCTCCTGCCTGGTGGTCATCAGCAGCACCTCCCATATACTCCGTTGATGCACTGATCGTCTTCGACCATGAATCCGGTGTGTCCGTTCCCGCACTCCCTGATCCATGCCGCCAGGTATCCGATGGATTCCCAGTCGCGGTTCTCCAGCATGTTCTTCAGATCTTGGGTGTCCCATCCGTAATCCAGGATGGTCACGATGTCGTCGACGCTCAGTCTGTCGATGACTTCGACTCCGGTGAGGATCCCGTAGTCGCTCATCTGAACCACCTCATGTCCTCGGGGTAGTTCCCATCCTCGTCCAGCGGATATCCGTAACTTGGAATATCCGCTCTTACCGCTCCGACATCTCCGAAGTCGGCGAAGCTGTTTGGAAGGAACTGGTTTCTTAAGGAGTTTGACTTGGTTCCTTGATCTCTTTTACAGACCATTTCTTTCAACCCTGGGCTTTCTTCGAAACCCAAGCGGGAAGGAACGAGGGCCGCATGCACGTAGCTTACACATCGAAGATGGAAAGCCCGATGATGCGGGCCGAGATTAGCGAAGGGTGGCGGAGAAGAAAGCACGGGTTGAATGTATTGATTCCACTGTCCACCAACAAATCTCTTTATTGTCGTCTTTCTTTCCCGGATTCGATAGGTCATGACATGGGTCGTTGCAATTGATGAATCAGGGGATCTCGGTAAGGATTCCAGATTCTTCTCTATGGCAGCGGTCATCAACGAGCGTGTACGCAATCTGGAACCTGTTTTCAAAAAGATCCCTAAGATCAGAGAGGATTCCAAATTCTACAACTCGACCGAATCGGAGATCATCGATGTACTGGCTTCGTTGCCCGATTCCGATTCGATCATCATATCGGTCACTGTCGATAAACATGACTATACCGGAAGTCATTATGGGGTTCACGGGAACAAGCTGTACGCAGCTGTCCTCGGGGATCTGTTCGACAGTGTTTTCGAACATATCGGTGCCCATGACGTTTCCGTTTTCTTGGATCGCAGCACCTTCGTGACCATTCTCGAATTGAACAGCATCTGTCTGGAAGCTGCGTCGCATCACGGAACAAACGTGAAGAAATGCGTCAAGGCCACATCCCATCAGAACAGATGTGTCCAGATCGCCGATTTCGCTGCCGGTGCGATAAACCGCAAATTCGAATACGACGATATCAGATTCTACGGGTTAATAGAGAAGATATCCTTTGCCCGCAAGCATTGATGGCCACCCATGGCAACCTGGATGCGGGTCTTATCAGGATAATACACTATTGGCCTCATTCATATTTAATCTATCCCTTTCTCAACTTTTGATCCCGCTGATTGTCCGCATCCTTCCTCTTTGTTTTTAGTAAAATATTATA is a window encoding:
- a CDS encoding DUF3800 domain-containing protein, whose translation is MTWVVAIDESGDLGKDSRFFSMAAVINERVRNLEPVFKKIPKIREDSKFYNSTESEIIDVLASLPDSDSIIISVTVDKHDYTGSHYGVHGNKLYAAVLGDLFDSVFEHIGAHDVSVFLDRSTFVTILELNSICLEAASHHGTNVKKCVKATSHQNRCVQIADFAAGAINRKFEYDDIRFYGLIEKISFARKH
- a CDS encoding very short patch repair endonuclease — protein: MDNHTPEQRRKNMQAIHSKDTEIEVILRKELWKRGLRYRKNCKDLPGKPDIAFKGKKVAIFCDSEFWHGYDWENQKERIGTKREYWIPKIERNMERDRKVEAQLEQMGYTVLRFWRKKIIKNTEECADSIEKTLNRSRCW
- a CDS encoding NgoFVII family restriction endonuclease, which encodes MGIKTFVDTPFQKIAEFDKKREYTDTGDVIEDACRVSELRNERLDFSKDAYAIDDFIYHYVVRRPNRLSIHECSMDYIDLDSIKVTKQTGKGFDFTDGKNRFRFSRSKSTILESFSLEHSLYDFGVDFVEDPMRAIVEVYEGEFTIGEPSSQSIVQKPTIVLPLFSTRGGVHVPEKSGLNQWNAGGRRRDFDEIYIPYQKEDRDRIPGFFPARDTPFDLELPSGETISAKVCQDQGKAIMSNPNKELGRWLLRDVLHLDEGQLVTMDMLDSLGVNAVMFTKEDSGKYSIDFTNIDYD